One region of Pleuronectes platessa chromosome 18, fPlePla1.1, whole genome shotgun sequence genomic DNA includes:
- the si:dkey-166k12.1 gene encoding solute carrier family 22 member 13 — MNFDQILSAVGGFGRYQKTLYVWICLPQVFLAFHMMVSIFTGATPPHQCRGSNSSSVAGVRSSDPGRLNFSLLYSPCSSTGVPLQDNRTEGVPCDRGWVYSQDTFQSTTVTEWDLVCDKAGMNSLGSSIYMFGLLVGSVFFGSMADRYGRRFVLLLSIALQTVFGVAVAFAPNFLVYVILRFLVGTTISGVVINAFVLGTEWTCSKRRMLAGIITDYAFGLGYMLLAGLAYLIRDWRKLQLAISAPGFLLIFYIWVVPHSARWLLANDRREEAIALLRKAALVNGRVLPPVAQVEKCEPIGGAKRSYSAVDLVRTPQMRKRTLILFYIWFVNVLVYYGLSLGVSRLGTDLYLNQFLFGLVEVPARTLVLLVLPYSRRVSQSCFLAIGGLACLLMLVVPADQPNVLNALAMLGKFGITASFAVIYVYTAELFPTVIRQTGIGVSCMFARVGGVLAPIINMLHSHNPTLPLVIFGISPLLGAILALALPETADRPLPDTVEDTETWDMMRSPPAKDNPEKCKSVSQSASSTEEQELQHSARQA; from the exons ATGAATTTCGACCAGATCCTCTCCGCCGTCGGAGGCTTTGGCAGATACCAGAAGACTCTGTACGTATGGATTTGTTTACCCCAGGTCTTCCTCGCTTTCCACATGATGGTGAGCATCTTCACCGGAGCCACGCCACCGCACCAGTGCCGAGGCTCCAACTCGAGCTCAGTGGCCGGAGTTCGGTCCTCGGACCCGGGGAGGCTGAACTTCAGCCTACTGTACTCTCCATGCTCCTCCACTGGCGTCCCGCTGCAGGACAACCGGACCGAGGGCGTTCCGTGTGACCGAGGATGGGTGTACAGCCAGGACACTTTCCAGAGCACCACGGTCACTGAG TGGGACCTGGTGTGCGACAAAGCTGGAATGAACAGCCTGGGTTCATCCATCTACATGTTTGGCCTGTTGGTGGGGTCCGTGTTTTTTGGATCCATGGCTGACAG GTATGGCCGACGTTTCGTCCTGCTGCTGTCCATCGCTCTTCAGACTGTGTTTGGAGTCGCTGTTGCCTTCGCACCCAATTTCCTCGTCTATGTGATTCTTCGCTTCTTGGTCGGCACCACGATATCTGGAGTAGTCATCAATGCTTTTGTACTTG gcacTGAGTGGACTTGCAGTAAGAGACGCATGCTGGCCGGCATCATCACGGATTATGCTTTTGGCCTGGGCTACATGCTGCTAGCAGGCTTGGCATATCTCATACGAGACTGGAGAAAGCTGCAGCTGGCTATATCAGCCCCaggcttcctcctcatcttctacATATG GGTGGTCCCTCACTCTGCCAGATGGTTGTTGGCCAatgacaggagagaggaagccATAGCACTCCTCCGCAAGGCAGCGCTTGTTAATGGTCGAGTTTTACCCCCAGTTGCACAG gtTGAAAAGTGCGAACCCATAGGTGGAGCTAAGCGAAGTTACTCAGCGGTGGATCTAGTTCGAACCCCTCAGATGAGAAAGAGAACTCTCATCTTGTTCTACATCTG GTTTGTGAACGTGCTGGTGTACTATGGCCTTTCACTGGGCGTGTCCAGGTTAGGGACTGATCTCTATCTAAACCAGTTTTTGTTCGGGTTGGTTGAGGTTCCAGCTCGTACTCTGGTCCTGCTCGTCCTGCCATACAGCCGCCGAGTCTCACAAAGCTGCTTTCTGGCTATTGGAGGCCTCGCCTGTCTGCTCATGCTTGTTGTCCCTGCAG ATCAGCCCAATGTCCTGAATGCGCTCGCAATGCTGGGCAAGTTTGGTATAACTGCTTCCTTTGCTGTCATTTACGTGTACACTGCTGAGCTATTCCCCACTGTGATACG GCAAACGGGAATAGGTGTCTCCTGCATGTTCGCCAGGGTGGGTGGTGTGTTAGCACCCATCATCAACATGCTTCATAGCCACAACCCCACATTGCCTCTGGTCATTTTCGGTATCTCCCCGCTGCTGGGCGCCATTCTGGCCCTGGCGCTGCCAGAGACTGCAGACAGACCTCTTCCTGACACGGTGGAGGACACTGAGACCTGGGACATGATGAG GTCGCCTCCCGCCAAGGACAACCCGGAGAAGTGTAAGTCTGTCAGCCAATCAgccagcagcacagaggagcaggagctgcagcattCAGCGAGGCAGGCCTGA
- the zgc:110239 gene encoding digestive cysteine proteinase 1: MRACFVPVVVLWAVTASQGKVVPSPPDFGSSYHVKGVISLPYAEIKEPFEAWIDLAAKSSRIDYYHGQVSTYQLGAEEPWGVSYKISPETTEIEQNVMKCFLVNGTKNETVTPQASLPDVQGFQFLRREYYEGSLCEVWQNVTTVGNKKNTYTLWVTRLETGADGKEPATPLHYEMMGYNTLLGSHYDKYLVDYQGFSTHVDPKDFSLPEAMSCGGFPGPGVEHHMLANPMKDLIHTSASGHSESMFSHFKEKFQRQYSDEREHEKRQHAFVHNLRFVHSKNRAGLPFSVALNSFSDRTMSELATMRGRRNGKTPNRGLRFASEIYEGVKVPDSHDWRLYGAVTPVKDQAICGSCWSFATTGTVEGALFLKTGSLQVLSQQMLVDCSWGFGNNGCDGGEEWRAYEWIMKHGGIATTETYGAYMGMNGFCHMNASQLTAQIKSYTNVTSGDAEALKLALYKNGPVAVSIDAAHRSFVFYSHGVYYEPACGNTTDDLDHAVLAVGYGTLSGEPYWLIKNSWSTYWGNDGYILMSMKDNNCGVTTDATYVTLA; this comes from the exons ATGCGGGCCTGCTTCGTCCCAGTAGTTGTTCTGTGGGCTGTCACAG cctcACAGGGAAAAGTTGTCCCTTCCCCTCCAGACTTTGGGAGCAGCTACCACGTCAAAG GAGTGATCTCTCTGCCCTATGCCGAGATCAAGGAGCCCTTTGAGGCCTGGATAGATCTTGCAGCAAAGTCCAGCCGCATAGACTATTACCATG GCCAAGTGTCCACATACCAGCTGGGGGCCGAGGAGCCGTGGGGGGTTTCCTATAAGATCAGCCCTGAGACCACAGAAATTGAACAGAATGTGATGAAGTGCTTTCTGGTCAACGGAACAAAGAATGAAACTGTCACACCGCAGGCCTCGCTGCCCGATGTGCAGGGCTTCCAG ttCCTGAGGAGGGAGTATTACGAAGGTTCCCTGTGTGAAGTCTGGCAGAATGTGACCACTGTGGGTAACAAGAAGAACACGTACACACTGTGGGTGACCCGTTTGGAGACGGGCGCTGATGGAAAAGAGCCCGCTACTCCTCTCCACTATGAGATGATGGGATACAACACACTGCTGGGGTCTCACTATGATAAATACTTGGTGGACTACCAGGGGTTCAGTACTCATGTGGACCCCAAAGACTTCTCCCTGCCTGAAG cTATGAGCTGTGGGGGATTTCCTGGTCCAGGAGTGGAGCACCACATGTTGGCCAATCCAATGAAAGATCTCATCCACACCTCGGCCTCCGGTCACTCAGAGAGCATGTTCAGCCATTTCAAGGAGAAGTTTCAGCGTCAGTACAGCGATGAAAGGGAACATGAGAAGAGGCAGCACGCTTTTGTTCATAATCTTCG GTTTGTCCACTCCAAGAACCGAGCTGGGCTGCCTTTCTCTGTGGCTCTGAACTCTTTCTCAGATCGCACCATGTCAGAACTAGCCACcatgagaggaaggaggaacgGAAAGACTCCAAACAGAGGTCTCCGCTTCGCCTCCGAGATTTATGAAGGGGTGAAAGTGCCCGACTCACATGACTGGAGGCTTTATG GTGCTGTGACCCCAGTGAAGGACCAGGCCATCTGTGGCTCCTGCTGGAGCTTTGCCACTACTGGAACAGTAGAGGGCGCTCTCTTCCTAAAG ACGGGCTCCCTGCAGGTTCTCTCTCAGCAGATGCTGGTGGACTGTTCCTGGGGTTTCGGCAATAACGGCTGTGATGGAGGGGAGGAGTGGAGAGCATACGAGTGGATCATGAAACACGGAGGCATCGCTACAACAGAGACTTATGGAGCCTATATGGGAATG AACGGATTTTGTCACATGAACGCCTCGCAGCTTACTGCACAGATCAAGAGCTACACCAACGTGACATCAGGGGATGCGGAGGCCCTTAAGCTGGCCCTCTATAAAAACGGACCGGTGGCCGTTAGTATCGACGCAGCACATCGATCATTTGTTTTCTACAGCCATGGCGTCTACTACGAACCTGCTTGTG gTAATACTACTGATGATCTGGACCATGCTGTGCTTGCAGTGGGTTATGGCACTCTAAGTGGTGAGCCGTACTGGTTAATAAAGAACTCATGGTCCACATACTGGGGCAACGACGGCTACATCCTCATGTCGATGAAGGATAACAACTGTGGTGTCACCACTGATGCTACATACGTAACTCTGGCGTAG
- the LOC128461632 gene encoding eukaryotic translation initiation factor 4 gamma 3 encodes MDKEGVVPRRPSVTEDDSEQERRVPEPEKPALSQEKIVLEDIASEEQIFKCVKENLDESRMSSSPFLRELMTAVCEAAAKDNTKCGVDMALFQKSLPVFKYRNSDTEQQLHALHSLQALIITLHQPPNLLRIFFDCMYDGDVISEDPFYSWGTSKDSAKQLGKGVALQSVTAFFTWLREAEQESEDN; translated from the exons ATGGACAAAGAGGGAGTCGTGCCACGGAGACCGAGTGTCACCGAAGACGATTCTGAGCAAGAGCGCAGAGtcccagagcctg AGAAACCTGCTCTGTCCCAGGAGAAGATCGTGCTGGAGGACATCGCCAGTGAAGAGCAGATCTTCAAATGTGTGAAG gagaACCTGGATGAATCTAGGATGAGCTCGTCTCCCTTCCTGAGGGAgttgatgacggctgtgtgCGAGGCAGCAGCGAAAG ataaCACCAAGTGTGGAGTGGACATGGCACTCTTTCAGAAGAGTTTGCCTGTATTCAAGTACCGCAACTCAGACACTGAGCAACAGCTGCATGCGCTTCACTCACTTCAGGCACTGATCATCACCCTCCATCAGCCTCCAA acctcctccgGATTTTCTTTGATTGTATGTATGACGGGGACGTCATCTCCGAGGACCCGTTCTACAGCTGGGGGACAAGCAAAGACTCAGCCAAGCAGCTGGGTAAAGGCGTGGCCCTTCAGTCTGTAACGGCATTCTTCACCTGGCTGCGGGAGGCGGAGCAGGAGTCAGAAGATAATTGA